GGAATGCCATTCACTATCACGCATGTACCTGCACCCATAGCCTCTAAAAGTGCTGGGCTGGTTCCTTCGAGTTCGCTAGGACTGACAAACAAGTATGAATTCGCGTAAAGTTCCGCCATAGACTCGCCATAGATCGCTCCGGTAAATACTGTCCCTGGTGGGGCTTGAGATTTCAATCTATTCACATATTCAAAGTCGTATGGATTATCTCCTACTATCACCAAAGGCATATCGGTCCGGATATTTGAATACGCACTGAGGAGTTTATCTATCCCCTTCTCCGGGATAAATCTTCCAACAAAAAGAAGATATTTTCCCTTTTCGAGACCGAATTTTTCTAGAATACCAGAGGGACATTCGCATTCAGAAATGTAGCTTCCGTAAGGAATATATACGGTCTCAGCGTTATACTGATTTCTGTAATATTCGCCGACTTTTAATGAATCGACGACTATTGCATGAGCGAACCAAGTGGCGAGTTTTTCGGAAAGATGCATCCAGGTACTTCCGATAACGCCGAATTTTTTTCTTCGCCATTCTACGCCATCGACAGAGACGATAACCTTTTTCCCGAATATCTTCAGAAACGGAATCAGGAAGGAATTCCCTACATTATATAGATGAACAACATCACAACGGTGGAAAATACATGAAAAAACGGAAATCGCAGTATGGCTGATCGTCGATAGGTTTCTTGATTCGATTGAAGGTAGATAACGCAGCCTCACACCCTCCCATATTTTGGGGCGCCCATTTCTACCACCTCGACAATAGACGACAACACTATGCCCCCGATTGACCAATTCCCGAGCTGTAATTTGCACATTGGTCTCGAAACCGCCGTAATGTGCCGGAATTCCTCTTATGCCGAGTATAGCAATCTTCATTGAATCAGCCGTTTAACATATTCGGCAAGTGCCTCCTCCCATGGCCTCATCTTATAACCTATTTCTCTTAATCTCACGTTTTCGATTGCTTCCATAGGTGGCCTCTGGGCGCTATTTTTGAAGAACTCCGACGAAACAGGTTTGACGATGCAATCGATACCTGCAACTCTGACGATTTCTTCAGCTATCTTAAATCGATTCGCACAACCTTCGTTAGCCACATGGAACAATCCATTGATTCTATTATTTACAAAATACAATATTAAATTCCCAATGTCCACTGTATAATTTGGGGAACCATAAATATCTTCTACAGCAGACAACATGCCCTCTTGCTTGGCTATTTTATATATTTTGCCTACAAACTTCTTATCCTGTGCGCCGCCACCAAATAGCCAACCTGCTCTGAGAATCAACCATCTATCTGGAGCGAGAATTTCACGGACAGCTTTTTCGCCAGAATATTTGGTCTTCCCATAGACATTTTGTGGACGCGGAATATCATCTTCAATATAAGGACTTTTCTTTAATCCTGAAAAAACGCCCGAAGTAGAAATATATATCATCGATACATTAAAATCAAAACAGGCTTGTGCGAGATTTTCAGTTCCTTTAGAATTGACATTTTCAGCAAGTTTTGGCTCGATTTCGCAACGGTCGAGATCAGTCATAGCTGCCATATGTAGCACCCAATTTGGACGAAAACGCTTTATGGCTTTCCGAACCTGTTCATTATCGCAAATATCTAATTCCTCTATATCGGTGGATAAAACATCACATTTTTCAGAGAGAATCGGGATAACATCGCAACCCATCATTCCTTTAGCACCAGTAGCTAAAATTTTTAATTTATTTGTCATTATGCCCCATTTCTATATGTAGAAGAAATTCATCCAGAGCTTCGGTTAATGAAGGATATTCATTCTGCATTTTTTTAAAATATTGATTATTAATATTTTTTTTTCTTCCTTGTGTATTTCTTTCGATCAATTTTTTTACAAATTCATTGGGCTCGATTTGAGAAACCAAAGAGCCATCAATGCCATCACGGATTAAATAGCCAATATTATCCACGTCACTTGCAACTGGCCAAGCACCACACATAAGTCCTTCATAAACAACTTTCCCGAATCCTTCGCATAAAGACGGCACGATAAGCGCATCACAGTTTTTATAATAGCTGATAATTTCTTTCTGAGGAAGGAATCCGACAATTCGCCATGATTTTCCCTCTTCTGAAACTTCCCGTAATTTTTTTCTAAGTTCATTCTTTAATTGTCCATCGCCGATTAAAGTTAATTTAGTCTTGGGTAGATCTTTTATCAATAATTTTAGTATATCTGGTAATAGCATAACCCCTTTTTCACGGCTAAAACGGCCAGCGAAAAGGATATTAAATTTATTTTCTTCGAAAGGACTGGTATAAGTTCTTGTGAATAATTCTTGAGGATATTTAGGCCAGTAAACTTTTATTCTATCGGGAGGGATATTATATTCCTCAGCAAGATAATGCTTTAGGAATTCGCCTCTGGCAAAAATAACAGGTATATCTGGATCGGTAATCGCGGATATCCCTCTTTTCCAGATTATTTTCCTCACCGGATTATCTGGAACAGGCCATTTAGCAACAATAATTGGGATATAGAGCGCGCCTTGTTTTTTCGTCCATTTTTGAAATAGTTTTTGCTCGTTATATCCCCCTACACCAATAAGTATTTGAGGATTAAAACTGTCGAGGGCCTTAACTATCTTCCTTTCCGCTAGGGCTCTTTTAATCATTCTAATTGGAAGTGCTGTTTGTTCAAAAGAACCGCAAGGAACAGTCAAAGCGGATATGTTATTAAATATTGCTTCACCACAGGCATTTTCGGTAATTCCTATGAAAAGGCCGTTCCGATTGCCGAGGATGTCTATAAATTCCCGAGTATATGAGATCTCAGAATCGAAAATTGGGACATTCGATTTGCCTTGAATATTTAAAGCCGACTTTACCTCATCTATCATAGAAGCGTGTTTAAATATGGCTATACGCTCTATCATGAGCTTCCCTTTTTAAATAATGAAGA
The sequence above is drawn from the bacterium genome and encodes:
- a CDS encoding glycosyltransferase; the encoded protein is MKIAILGIRGIPAHYGGFETNVQITARELVNRGHSVVVYCRGGRNGRPKIWEGVRLRYLPSIESRNLSTISHTAISVFSCIFHRCDVVHLYNVGNSFLIPFLKIFGKKVIVSVDGVEWRRKKFGVIGSTWMHLSEKLATWFAHAIVVDSLKVGEYYRNQYNAETVYIPYGSYISECECPSGILEKFGLEKGKYLLFVGRFIPEKGIDKLLSAYSNIRTDMPLVIVGDNPYDFEYVNRLKSQAPPGTVFTGAIYGESMAELYANSYLFVSPSELEGTSPALLEAMGAGTCVIVNGIPEQLETISDAGIYYKVNDLRDLTRKIQNLIDHPKIRNEFAKKAKKRVEKYYRWESVLDYYENLLANTAGVKLPSRRKSDKLSPKDAVRREKTATSDAI
- the rfbD gene encoding dTDP-4-dehydrorhamnose reductase, with amino-acid sequence MTNKLKILATGAKGMMGCDVIPILSEKCDVLSTDIEELDICDNEQVRKAIKRFRPNWVLHMAAMTDLDRCEIEPKLAENVNSKGTENLAQACFDFNVSMIYISTSGVFSGLKKSPYIEDDIPRPQNVYGKTKYSGEKAVREILAPDRWLILRAGWLFGGGAQDKKFVGKIYKIAKQEGMLSAVEDIYGSPNYTVDIGNLILYFVNNRINGLFHVANEGCANRFKIAEEIVRVAGIDCIVKPVSSEFFKNSAQRPPMEAIENVRLREIGYKMRPWEEALAEYVKRLIQ
- a CDS encoding glycosyltransferase family 4 protein produces the protein MIKRALAERKIVKALDSFNPQILIGVGGYNEQKLFQKWTKKQGALYIPIIVAKWPVPDNPVRKIIWKRGISAITDPDIPVIFARGEFLKHYLAEEYNIPPDRIKVYWPKYPQELFTRTYTSPFEENKFNILFAGRFSREKGVMLLPDILKLLIKDLPKTKLTLIGDGQLKNELRKKLREVSEEGKSWRIVGFLPQKEIISYYKNCDALIVPSLCEGFGKVVYEGLMCGAWPVASDVDNIGYLIRDGIDGSLVSQIEPNEFVKKLIERNTQGRKKNINNQYFKKMQNEYPSLTEALDEFLLHIEMGHNDK